One window of Agrobacterium vitis genomic DNA carries:
- a CDS encoding ABC transporter permease produces the protein MSGDIRDGRKAAYRWIGTALAMCVYVFLLAPSVIVIPVSFGSQYELSFPPKQYSLDLYRIFFSSDAWMQPLFLSVRVALMTTVISTVIAVPAAYAVVRFNFVGKKLLIGLIMSPLVIPSVVFALGVYLYFSYLRLTGTTAGLVVAHTMFVLPYALVIISAGIQKLDANLEFGAMLMGAGRFRMMMTVVLPQLYPSIGAGALFAFLISFDEVVISWFLAGPTTTTLSVKMFSAIQWEISPVIAAVSTILTAISLVVCLANVMLQKKAEIPA, from the coding sequence ATGAGTGGTGATATCAGGGACGGTCGCAAGGCCGCTTATCGGTGGATCGGCACAGCTCTGGCCATGTGTGTCTACGTGTTCCTGCTTGCGCCGAGCGTCATCGTCATTCCGGTCTCATTCGGTTCGCAATACGAACTCAGCTTTCCACCGAAGCAATATTCGCTCGATCTCTATCGTATCTTCTTTTCGAGCGATGCCTGGATGCAGCCGCTGTTCCTCAGTGTGCGGGTTGCATTGATGACGACGGTTATCTCGACGGTGATCGCCGTACCGGCCGCCTATGCGGTCGTGCGCTTCAACTTCGTCGGAAAGAAATTGCTGATCGGCCTCATCATGAGCCCGCTGGTCATTCCTTCAGTGGTGTTTGCGCTCGGCGTCTACCTCTATTTCTCCTATCTCAGGCTGACGGGAACCACCGCAGGCCTCGTCGTTGCCCATACGATGTTCGTACTTCCTTATGCGCTGGTCATTATCAGCGCCGGCATCCAGAAGCTCGATGCGAACCTTGAATTCGGTGCGATGCTGATGGGGGCGGGACGTTTCCGGATGATGATGACGGTCGTGCTGCCGCAGCTTTATCCGTCGATCGGGGCAGGGGCGCTGTTCGCCTTCCTCATCTCCTTCGATGAGGTCGTCATTTCCTGGTTCCTGGCCGGTCCCACGACGACCACCCTATCGGTGAAGATGTTCAGCGCGATTCAGTGGGAAATCTCGCCGGTGATTGCCGCCGTGTCGACAATTCTCACGGCCATCTCGCTCGTCGTGTGTCTCGCCAATGTCATGCTTCAAAAGAAGGCCGAGATTCCGGCCTGA
- a CDS encoding ABC transporter permease subunit, whose translation MTVIASKGAGPFIAPAAILSLLVALVPVIFIFYNSTAGGTSTEAFSSILGSNLFRRAMRTTMEVSLLASLLSVVLGYVVALHLARQSARRRAALMVLVLLPFWTSILVKSYAFTIILGREGIVNNFLSWVTGAQIVLPLIFNRVGVMVGMTNYLTPLVVFPVLASLLAIDPALYRAAEIMGAKPARIFLTVTLPLSFPGVLAGALSAAVMSLGFFIVPALMGGKQDIMLANLVDFYTREVLDWNIASAVGVILFALVAIFAVPAMLVRSKQQGAGT comes from the coding sequence GTGACCGTTATCGCATCAAAAGGTGCCGGCCCTTTCATAGCCCCGGCAGCGATCCTTTCGCTGCTGGTGGCCCTGGTTCCGGTCATCTTCATTTTCTACAACAGCACGGCCGGTGGAACCTCCACGGAAGCCTTTTCCAGCATTCTCGGCAGCAACCTGTTCCGGCGCGCGATGCGGACGACCATGGAGGTATCCCTCCTCGCCAGTCTCCTCAGCGTCGTATTGGGTTATGTCGTCGCGCTGCATCTGGCGCGTCAGTCGGCGCGACGGCGTGCCGCACTGATGGTCCTGGTGCTTTTGCCCTTCTGGACCAGCATTCTCGTCAAGAGCTATGCCTTCACGATCATTCTGGGCCGGGAAGGCATCGTCAACAACTTCCTGTCCTGGGTGACCGGCGCGCAGATCGTGCTTCCATTGATCTTCAACCGTGTCGGCGTCATGGTCGGCATGACCAATTACCTGACGCCGCTCGTGGTCTTTCCCGTGCTTGCCAGCCTGCTGGCGATCGATCCGGCGCTCTACCGGGCAGCCGAGATTATGGGTGCCAAACCCGCCCGCATCTTTCTGACGGTGACACTTCCCCTTAGTTTTCCGGGCGTTCTTGCCGGTGCGCTCAGCGCAGCCGTGATGTCGCTGGGGTTCTTCATCGTGCCTGCCCTCATGGGTGGCAAACAGGATATCATGCTTGCCAATCTGGTCGACTTCTATACCCGCGAGGTTCTGGACTGGAATATCGCATCTGCGGTGGGTGTGATCCTGTTTGCTCTTGTCGCCATATTCGCGGTGCCGGCAATGCTTGTGCGCAGCAAACAGCAGGGAGCGGGCACATGA
- a CDS encoding ABC transporter substrate-binding protein, whose amino-acid sequence MTRRRMNLPMINRRNFLAKAGLAVGGALASPYVSTSYAATKELVLVTWGGNYRQGMEDGLVKPFMKETGINVTVLDTPDMAKVKAQVMTGNVQWDVFDAPGSMGASGAANGYWEKLPSGLFDESDLTLPSKDMLVPFFTFAGGIAFDPGRFPDGKHPKTFADYFNAEAFPGRRTLRTRAMETLEIALLGDGVAPTDLYPLDIDRAFKVLEKIKPHIAKWVEATPQTVTLLQTKEVDFSFTYANRIQASNRDQGVKLGFSFDQNLNGVEYLAVLKGAPNKENAFKFLSFAMKPEYQASCMEAKGGAPISRKAYSLLKPESLEWLPKLDAKNNAYINDEWWSTKLEATERRFKEWLLG is encoded by the coding sequence ATGACTCGTCGTCGCATGAATTTGCCTATGATCAACCGTCGTAATTTTCTCGCCAAAGCCGGTCTTGCTGTGGGTGGTGCGTTAGCGTCACCTTACGTCAGCACAAGTTATGCCGCGACGAAGGAACTCGTTCTCGTGACCTGGGGCGGAAACTATCGCCAAGGCATGGAAGACGGCCTCGTGAAGCCGTTCATGAAGGAAACCGGCATCAACGTGACGGTTCTCGACACGCCCGACATGGCCAAGGTTAAGGCTCAGGTCATGACCGGCAATGTTCAGTGGGACGTGTTCGATGCGCCCGGCTCGATGGGTGCCAGTGGGGCTGCGAACGGATACTGGGAAAAGCTGCCGTCCGGCTTGTTCGACGAATCCGACCTAACGCTGCCCTCCAAGGACATGCTCGTCCCTTTCTTCACGTTCGCTGGTGGCATCGCCTTCGATCCGGGTCGTTTTCCGGACGGCAAGCACCCGAAGACATTTGCCGACTATTTCAATGCCGAGGCATTTCCGGGTCGCCGCACGTTGAGAACCCGTGCAATGGAAACGCTCGAAATCGCGCTTCTCGGCGATGGCGTTGCTCCGACCGATCTTTACCCGCTTGATATCGACAGAGCCTTCAAGGTGCTGGAAAAGATCAAGCCGCATATCGCCAAATGGGTGGAAGCCACGCCGCAGACAGTCACGCTTCTGCAGACCAAAGAAGTGGATTTCAGCTTCACCTATGCCAACCGTATCCAGGCGAGCAACCGCGATCAGGGCGTCAAGCTCGGTTTCTCCTTCGACCAAAACCTCAACGGCGTCGAATATCTCGCCGTTCTCAAGGGCGCACCGAACAAGGAAAACGCCTTCAAATTCCTATCCTTCGCCATGAAGCCGGAATATCAGGCTTCATGCATGGAAGCGAAGGGCGGCGCCCCGATCAGCCGTAAGGCCTATTCGCTGCTGAAGCCGGAATCGCTTGAATGGCTGCCCAAGCTCGACGCCAAGAATAACGCCTATATCAATGACGAATGGTGGTCGACGAAGCTCGAGGCGACGGAACGCCGCTTCAAGGAATGGCTACTTGGTTAA
- a CDS encoding LysR family transcriptional regulator, translating to MDTKFLESFLIVAECGSFAETARRLNMTSAAVAQRIRALEAELGQDLVSRVGRTVRPTAAGLAVQRHGPALVRAARDLRAIAAGDLPSGQLRLGATATAMTGLIPQITASLSERFRQIDYFLLPGSSVNLYHAVLSGELDAALIIEPQFPIPKAFGWSTIRREPLLLLTPEGMEVDDPHRTLTEKSFIRYDRNQWGGQIVDRYLRRHSINVREWAELDALDAIAALVDRGLGVALVPDWAPPWPQGLRLQKYSMKNGELRNMGVLWANSGPRIAAIRAFVEACEEVATI from the coding sequence ATGGATACAAAATTCCTCGAAAGCTTCCTCATCGTCGCCGAATGCGGGTCCTTTGCTGAGACGGCGCGGCGTCTTAACATGACATCCGCAGCTGTCGCTCAGCGCATAAGGGCGCTGGAAGCGGAACTCGGGCAGGATCTGGTTTCACGGGTCGGGCGGACCGTTCGGCCTACTGCCGCCGGGCTTGCCGTGCAGCGCCATGGGCCGGCGCTGGTGCGGGCCGCTCGGGATCTGCGGGCGATCGCGGCAGGAGATTTGCCCAGCGGCCAGTTGCGCCTGGGTGCGACGGCCACGGCCATGACCGGTCTCATTCCGCAGATCACGGCAAGCCTCAGCGAGCGGTTCCGACAAATTGACTATTTTCTCCTGCCAGGTTCGTCGGTGAACCTTTACCATGCGGTGCTGTCGGGAGAACTGGATGCCGCCCTCATCATCGAGCCGCAATTTCCCATTCCCAAAGCCTTCGGCTGGTCCACGATCCGGCGCGAACCGCTGCTCCTTCTTACCCCTGAAGGAATGGAGGTCGATGATCCTCATCGGACATTGACCGAAAAGTCCTTCATTCGTTACGACCGCAATCAATGGGGAGGACAGATCGTCGACCGATACCTACGCCGTCACTCCATCAATGTGCGGGAATGGGCCGAGCTGGATGCATTGGATGCCATCGCGGCGCTGGTCGATCGCGGGTTGGGAGTGGCCCTCGTTCCGGATTGGGCCCCGCCGTGGCCGCAAGGGCTGCGGCTGCAGAAATATAGCATGAAAAATGGCGAGCTTCGCAACATGGGGGTCCTATGGGCCAATTCCGGCCCGAGGATTGCTGCCATTCGCGCTTTTGTCGAAGCTTGCGAAGAAGTTGCGACGATTTGA